The Leptospira wolbachii serovar Codice str. CDC genomic interval GGAAAAATATATATCGTTTGCAAATCACAGTTTAATAAAAGAATCTTTGAAGAGAGTCTCCGCTACTAAAAGGCAGTAATATATTAATTCCTCAACCCTTTCTAAAGAAAATTTTCGCGCGCTTTTTTTGTATGATTCAACCTATTGCAATTAACGAACTAGACTAACCGACGTAGGCTGGCCCTGAGTCCCGGGACGGGACGTTAGGGACTGGAACGACACTTGCGTAGGCAAGGGGAGTGCCAGAAGCCTATGTGCCGCAGGCCGAGCGAGGGCGCAGTCCCGAAGCGAAGTGGTTAGCTGCTGTTATGCGTAGTGACCTAATTATAAAGATCAAGCTTATGGACTTTGCTCATTAGTTTGAAATGTTTATCCAAAGTGAATAGACTGCATTGATTTTGAATAGTATTTTGAAGAATCAGTAAATCCGGAATGCCAATTTTATTGATTCCGTGTTTGAGGTTTGTTATCTGAAATTCGATAATTTGTTTCCAATCTATAGACATTTCAAAACTTTCAATTGATTCCAGTATTTGAATTAATTGATTTTGTTTTTTGACTTTAAGATAAGGGATTATTTCAGTCAAAATTAATTGATTTGTAAAAATATTTCCTATATCGATCAATTTATCAACCTCTGAAGAGACTTTGGCATTGGAATCTCTAAAATATTCGATCCAAACGGAAGAATCTAATAAAACCTGATTCATCTTTTTCTTAATTCATTAAGATTTATATCAAGATCGATGGTTCCTTTGAAATTTTTCAGGTTTTTCAACTTTTCTTTTCTAATTAATGTATTTAAACCTTCTTTAATTACGTCTGTTTTGGTTTTGATGTGAGTAAGTTTCATCGCTTCTAAAACTAGCTCTTCTGGTATATCTATTGTTGTTCTCATCTTATGCATAATTTTATTATTTTCTATGCATAAGTCAAGTTCAGTTTTTTTGTCACAATGGTAAAAGTTAAGAAATTCTAATTTTTTCCTTTTCGTTAATATTTTTGTTACCCATGTCCTAAGGGATACTTTAGGTCATTACGCATAACGAACTAGACTTACCGAAGTTCCCTGACCCTGAGTCCCGAAGGGACGTTAGGGGCTGGCACGAAGCTTGCGCATGCGAGCGAGTGACAGAAAGGGAATTTGCCGTAGGCCGAGCGAGGCCTTGTGCCGAAGCGTAGCGGTAAGTCGCTGTTAGTTGCAGTGGGTAATTAATTCCAAATAGTTTTTAAACCAGATACTTTATATTTCTTCATTTCAGAATCTTTAGAAATTAATGTTAGTTTTCTTGAGATGCATTGCCAAATGAGCATTCGATCAAATGGATCTCTATGAAAATCTTCTTTTAGGTTATGATAGGAAGATGCATCTAGTAGAGTTAATTCAATTGTATTTATATTTAATTTTTCCAAAAAAATAGGAATATCTTCAGGTTTAAAACCCGATAGTTTCAGTTTACCAAGTTTATATTTTAAAGAGATTTCCCATAGAGAAATTGAGCTAACTAAAATTTGATTATTTTGGTCTTGAATGATAGAAGTTATTTTTTTACTTAATTGTTTTGAGTCCCCAATGACCCAGAGTAAAGCATGTGTGTCTAAAAGGAATGCCATTTATATATTTAAGAACTCATCCTCAGTAATGGAAAAATCTTTATCAAAGGAAATTTTGACCTTTCCGTCCATTAGGCCGATTTTTCTTTTTAAATCTTTTTTTTCATTAACAGGAACAATCATAGCGATTGTTTTTTTGTTTTTTCCAAAAAGAATACCTACTTTTTCTCCATTTTTAACATATTCAAGGACTTCGGAAAAATGAGTTTTTAGTTCACCAACAGGGTAAGATTTCATAATATATGTATTTTAGTTTAAGTTGACAAGTTGTCAAGGTAATAGTTATTCATTTTGTCTTATTAGGAATAGACTTTTACCCATTGCAACTAACGAACTAGACTAACCGACGTAGGCTGGCCCTGAGTCCCGAACGGGACGTTAGGGACTGGCCACGACACTTGCGAATGCAAGGGGAGTGCCAGAAGC includes:
- a CDS encoding type II toxin-antitoxin system VapB family antitoxin, with amino-acid sequence MHKMRTTIDIPEELVLEAMKLTHIKTKTDVIKEGLNTLIRKEKLKNLKNFKGTIDLDINLNELRKR
- a CDS encoding PIN domain-containing protein produces the protein MNQVLLDSSVWIEYFRDSNAKVSSEVDKLIDIGNIFTNQLILTEIIPYLKVKKQNQLIQILESIESFEMSIDWKQIIEFQITNLKHGINKIGIPDLLILQNTIQNQCSLFTLDKHFKLMSKVHKLDLYN
- a CDS encoding type II toxin-antitoxin system VapC family toxin is translated as MAFLLDTHALLWVIGDSKQLSKKITSIIQDQNNQILVSSISLWEISLKYKLGKLKLSGFKPEDIPIFLEKLNINTIELTLLDASSYHNLKEDFHRDPFDRMLIWQCISRKLTLISKDSEMKKYKVSGLKTIWN
- a CDS encoding type II toxin-antitoxin system Phd/YefM family antitoxin: MKSYPVGELKTHFSEVLEYVKNGEKVGILFGKNKKTIAMIVPVNEKKDLKRKIGLMDGKVKISFDKDFSITEDEFLNI